A segment of the Campylobacter concisus genome:
AGCGTCTATAAAGGCTTGCTTTTCTTTTGCTGCGTGATACTCAGCATTTTCTTTTAGATCGCCGTGGCTTCTTGCGATATCTATCTCTGTTACGATTTGAGGGCGTTGCACCAGCCTTAGATCTTTTAGTTCAGCTTCTATCTTCTCGTATCCGTGCATTGTCATTGGTTCACTCATTTTTTTACTCCATATTCTTTAAAATTTTTACTACATTTTTACTGCTGCCATGCCCTAAATAAGCCCTTAGTTCATCGCAGCCTTTTAAGAATTTTTGCCTATCGCAGCTCTCATAAGCTCTTAGCAAATTTTCAGCCGTTGCAAACTCTTGGATAAATTCCTCATGAAGTGGCTCTTTGCCCATGAAGTCAAACATTATATTTGCAAGTCCTGCATGCTTGATCTTTACAAATTTCCTAGCGATGAAAACGTCTATCGCTTTTGCCTTGTAAGCTAGCACAAATGGCGTACCAATGAGCGCTGCTTCAAGCGTAGCAGTGCCAGAGCAAACAAAGGCAAAATCACTCTCACACAAAGCTTCAGGCGTATTTGAGACGACCTCAAAATCGCTCACATCGCCATAAATCTCACTCACTTTATCAAGCAAAAATGGTGGCACGACAAGTAGCCTTTTTGCTTCTATCTTTTTAGCAAGTTCTCTATAAACTGGCATCAGCCTTGAAATCTCTGACCTTCTTGATCCCGGTAAAAACGCCACTTTGCCACTGCTACTTAGACTAGTTTTCTTAAGCTTTATCTCATCCATCAAAGGATGGCCCACGTAGGTCGAGCGGCTATAAAATTTCGCATCAAATGGTAGGATCGAAGCAAGATTGTCACAATATCTCTCAACCACGCTCACTCTTTTTGGCTTCCACGCCCAAACTTGAGGCAAGATGTAGTATGTCACGGCTGCTTTTGCGCCGGCCTCTTTTATCGCCTTTGCAAGTGGCAGATTAAAGGCTGGACTGTCTATTAGCAGCACTGCATCAGCCTCTTTTGCCATCTGGCTCATCACTTTCATCGCCTTTTTTGCCTTAAAAA
Coding sequences within it:
- the lpxB gene encoding lipid-A-disaccharide synthase; the encoded protein is MKILVSALEPSANLHLKEILKNFEGEFELMGIFSEELGTPYMKSSEFSAMGFVEVLPLIFKAKKAMKVMSQMAKEADAVLLIDSPAFNLPLAKAIKEAGAKAAVTYYILPQVWAWKPKRVSVVERYCDNLASILPFDAKFYSRSTYVGHPLMDEIKLKKTSLSSSGKVAFLPGSRRSEISRLMPVYRELAKKIEAKRLLVVPPFLLDKVSEIYGDVSDFEVVSNTPEALCESDFAFVCSGTATLEAALIGTPFVLAYKAKAIDVFIARKFVKIKHAGLANIMFDFMGKEPLHEEFIQEFATAENLLRAYESCDRQKFLKGCDELRAYLGHGSSKNVVKILKNME